The Leucobacter chromiiresistens genome has a window encoding:
- a CDS encoding alpha-ketoacid dehydrogenase subunit beta, whose product MARGGTARSRDAGAAGAGAAGAQRRGAVTGPADQRETTPTTMSMAAALNRALADSLAADDRVVVYGEDVGALGGVFRITDGLTERFGESRCFDTPLAESGIVGTAVGMAMNGMTPVVEMQFDAFALPAFEQVVSHVAKLGNRTRGDLRMPLVIRIPYGGGIGGVEHHCDSSEAYYAHTPGLTVVSPSTPQDAYSLLRAAIASPDPVVFMEPKKLYWSTGPVDTSIEAELRRARVVRPGSDLTLIGYGPSVPIALEAAEAAEADGRSVEVIDVRTLTPFDDRTVMESVRRTGRAIVIAEAPGFASVASEIQARVFEQCFEYLEAPVRRVTGFDTPFASPKFEHWYLPDAERVLDAIETLHWEESR is encoded by the coding sequence ATGGCGCGGGGCGGAACCGCGCGGAGCAGGGACGCGGGCGCCGCGGGCGCGGGGGCCGCGGGGGCGCAGCGCAGGGGCGCAGTGACCGGGCCCGCGGATCAGCGGGAGACGACGCCGACGACCATGTCGATGGCGGCGGCGCTCAACCGGGCGCTCGCCGACTCCCTCGCGGCCGACGACCGGGTCGTGGTCTACGGCGAGGACGTGGGAGCGCTGGGCGGCGTCTTCCGCATCACCGACGGGCTCACGGAGCGCTTCGGCGAATCCCGGTGCTTCGACACGCCCCTCGCGGAATCGGGGATCGTGGGCACCGCGGTCGGCATGGCGATGAATGGGATGACGCCCGTCGTGGAGATGCAGTTCGACGCCTTCGCGCTGCCCGCCTTCGAGCAGGTGGTGAGCCACGTGGCGAAGCTCGGCAATCGCACCCGCGGTGATCTGCGCATGCCGCTCGTGATCCGCATCCCGTACGGCGGCGGCATCGGCGGCGTCGAGCACCACTGCGACTCCTCGGAGGCGTACTACGCGCACACCCCTGGGCTCACGGTGGTATCGCCGTCGACGCCGCAGGACGCGTACTCGCTGCTGCGCGCCGCGATCGCCTCCCCCGACCCGGTGGTCTTCATGGAGCCGAAGAAGCTCTACTGGTCGACGGGGCCGGTCGACACGAGCATCGAGGCGGAGCTGCGCCGCGCTCGGGTCGTGAGACCGGGATCGGACCTCACGCTCATCGGCTACGGCCCGTCCGTGCCGATCGCGCTCGAGGCCGCCGAGGCCGCGGAGGCCGACGGGCGCAGCGTCGAGGTGATCGACGTGCGCACGCTGACGCCGTTCGACGACCGCACGGTGATGGAGTCGGTGCGCCGTACGGGGCGCGCGATCGTCATCGCCGAGGCGCCGGGGTTCGCGAGCGTCGCCTCCGAGATCCAGGCGCGGGTGTTCGAGCAGTGCTTCGAGTACCTCGAAGCCCCGGTGCGCCGCGTGACCGGCTTCGACACCCCGTTCGCATCGCCGAAGTTCGAGCACTGGTACCTTCCCGACGCCGAGCGCGTGCTCGACGCGATCGAGACGCTGCACTGGGAGGAGTCGCGATGA
- a CDS encoding dihydrolipoamide acetyltransferase family protein: protein MTTRTFMLPDLGEGLTEAALVRWMVAVGDTVAIDQPIAEVETAKSIVELPSPYAGVVVQLHGAEGEALQTGAPVIEVGDEHSAESGRRPNPENVPGPESALESERSAGSAGSVARKPQDEHEAYRTEERAGSGNVLIGYGTGRGPAKGRRRRARSGPGTPPATGAVASAEPSDAALRRTVAVRSPIVRRLARDLGVDPRRVQPSGADGAVTRADVLRAAGDIAPAGHGIRPSSGHDAPSSTGHGAPLPVARVERFTPLRRVVSQKLSRSRAEIPEATVWVDVDLTELWELRPRMAADGARPPSLTAILARFTLITLRQYPILAGRLTPQGDAIEVYEGVNLGIAVDTDRGLMVPVLREAHDRSIADLDADLRALSASARDGRTPPEQLRDSTFTLNNYGGLGVDGSAAIINHPEVAMLGIGRVLERAWVVNGRVEVRRVAQLSLVFDHRVCDGGYAAGFLRTVVDLLEHPLRAYPGV from the coding sequence ATGACCACCCGCACCTTCATGCTCCCCGATCTCGGCGAGGGGCTCACCGAGGCCGCACTGGTCAGGTGGATGGTCGCCGTGGGCGACACCGTCGCCATCGATCAGCCCATCGCCGAAGTCGAGACGGCGAAGAGCATCGTCGAGCTGCCCTCGCCCTACGCCGGAGTGGTGGTGCAGCTGCACGGCGCCGAGGGCGAAGCGCTGCAGACGGGCGCACCCGTGATCGAGGTCGGTGACGAGCACTCCGCCGAGTCGGGGCGACGCCCCAACCCCGAGAACGTCCCCGGCCCCGAGAGCGCGCTCGAGTCTGAGCGCTCCGCCGGGTCGGCAGGGTCCGTCGCTCGGAAGCCGCAAGACGAGCACGAGGCCTACCGCACCGAGGAGCGAGCAGGATCGGGCAACGTGCTCATCGGCTACGGCACCGGGCGCGGGCCCGCGAAGGGGCGCCGGCGCCGCGCGCGGAGCGGCCCCGGCACCCCGCCCGCCACGGGGGCGGTCGCGTCGGCGGAGCCCTCCGACGCCGCTCTGCGGCGCACCGTCGCCGTGCGCTCCCCCATCGTGCGGCGCCTCGCCCGCGACCTTGGCGTCGACCCGCGCCGCGTGCAGCCGAGCGGTGCCGACGGGGCCGTCACCCGCGCAGACGTGCTGCGCGCCGCGGGTGATATCGCTCCCGCCGGGCACGGCATCCGGCCGAGCTCCGGGCACGACGCCCCGTCGAGCACCGGGCACGGTGCGCCGCTCCCCGTCGCCCGCGTCGAGCGCTTCACCCCGCTGCGGCGCGTCGTCTCGCAGAAGCTCTCGCGCAGCCGCGCCGAGATTCCCGAGGCGACCGTGTGGGTCGACGTCGACCTCACCGAGCTCTGGGAGCTGCGACCGCGCATGGCCGCCGACGGCGCGCGGCCGCCGTCGCTCACCGCGATCCTCGCCCGGTTCACACTGATCACCCTGCGGCAGTACCCGATACTCGCCGGCCGACTCACCCCGCAGGGCGACGCGATCGAGGTGTACGAGGGCGTCAATCTGGGCATCGCCGTCGACACCGACCGCGGGCTCATGGTGCCGGTGCTGCGCGAGGCGCACGACCGGTCGATCGCCGACCTCGACGCCGATCTGCGCGCGCTGAGCGCGTCGGCCCGCGATGGCCGCACCCCGCCCGAGCAGCTGCGCGACTCGACGTTCACGCTCAACAACTACGGCGGCCTCGGCGTCGACGGCTCTGCGGCGATCATCAACCATCCCGAGGTGGCGATGCTCGGGATCGGGCGCGTGCTCGAACGGGCGTGGGTGGTCAACGGCCGGGTCGAGGTGCGGCGCGTCGCGCAGCTGTCGCTCGTATTCGACCACCGCGTCTGCGACGGCGGCTACGCGGCGGGCTTCCTGCGCACCGTGGTCGACCTGCTCGAGCACCCGCTGCGCGCCTACCCCGGCGTGTGA